A genomic stretch from Sinorhizobium terangae includes:
- a CDS encoding HlyD family secretion protein — translation MLEFLICSMLTIFPDFLFRRYVQGKRIGREINLYSMWFELRYGITACVILTVSLITMIFYFHPSTTNVTAVFRTVTILPESNGRVAEVFVGTNEKVAAGAPLFRLDDKEQRAALETARRRVAEIEAETTVAQSELASADGLIAQAEGAYLQALNELETQVELNQRNPNIVARREIERLQVAADGRKGALAAAVSNKQTLQTKIASLLPAQKASAEAALAQAQVELDKTTVRAGVAGTVQQFGLRAGDIVNPMIRSAGILVPEERRIGLIAGFGQIESQVMKTGMIAEATCIGKPFTIIPMVVTEVQDVIAAGQFRPTDQLVDVQQLARPGTLTTYLEPLFEGQLTGIPPGSSCIANAYTSNHDALHEPGISTGRWLYLHVIDAVALVHAAILRLQALLLPVQTLVLTGH, via the coding sequence ATGCTGGAATTCCTGATCTGCTCGATGCTCACGATCTTTCCCGACTTTCTCTTCCGCCGCTACGTCCAGGGCAAGCGCATCGGCCGAGAGATCAATCTCTATTCTATGTGGTTCGAGCTGCGTTACGGCATCACCGCCTGCGTGATCCTCACCGTGTCGCTGATCACGATGATCTTCTACTTCCACCCCTCGACCACGAACGTCACGGCCGTCTTCCGCACGGTCACCATCCTGCCAGAGTCGAATGGGCGGGTCGCCGAGGTCTTCGTCGGCACCAACGAGAAGGTCGCGGCCGGCGCGCCGCTTTTCCGCCTCGACGATAAAGAACAGCGGGCGGCGCTTGAGACCGCACGTCGGCGCGTCGCGGAAATCGAAGCCGAGACGACCGTGGCACAGAGCGAGCTCGCCTCCGCCGACGGGCTGATCGCCCAGGCCGAGGGCGCCTATCTCCAGGCGCTGAACGAACTTGAAACGCAGGTCGAATTGAACCAGCGCAACCCCAACATCGTCGCAAGGCGGGAAATCGAGCGGCTGCAGGTCGCCGCCGACGGCCGCAAGGGCGCTCTTGCCGCCGCCGTCTCCAACAAGCAGACGCTCCAGACGAAGATCGCCTCGCTGCTGCCGGCGCAGAAGGCAAGTGCCGAGGCCGCACTTGCCCAGGCACAGGTGGAATTGGACAAGACGACCGTGCGCGCCGGCGTGGCCGGGACCGTGCAGCAATTCGGCCTTCGCGCCGGCGACATCGTCAATCCGATGATCCGCTCGGCCGGCATCCTCGTGCCCGAGGAACGGCGCATCGGCCTGATCGCCGGCTTCGGCCAGATCGAGTCGCAGGTGATGAAGACGGGGATGATTGCCGAGGCGACCTGCATCGGCAAACCCTTCACCATCATTCCGATGGTGGTCACCGAGGTCCAGGACGTCATCGCCGCCGGCCAGTTCCGGCCGACGGACCAGCTCGTCGACGTCCAGCAACTGGCGCGTCCCGGCACGCTGACGACCTATCTGGAACCGCTCTTCGAGGGTCAGCTAACCGGCATCCCGCCGGGCAGCAGCTGCATCGCCAACGCTTACACCAGCAATCATGACGCGCTTCATGAACCCGGCATCAGCACGGGGCGCTGGCTCTACCTGCATGTCATCGACGCGGTCGCACTGGTGCATGCGGCGATCCTCCGGCTACAGGCGCTGCTCTTGCCCGTCCAGACGCTGGTGCTGACTGGCCATTGA
- a CDS encoding SulP family inorganic anion transporter, translated as MQLTLPRLPLLANLAGYQASWLRNDVSAGLAIAAVGLPSAIAYPAIAGLPPETGLYASITPLVAYALFGPSRRLIVGPDAATMTVLAAVLTTVYAVPGVTADRVAVAALLALAVGALCLIARAVRLGVLATFLSRPILIGFFAGISLSILIGQIDRVTGIDIEADGLIAPVFELVGKVGSIHWPSLLLAAVSFALLQAARIMQTRIPGPVLVVALAVLLSALFDFEGHGIKVVGDIPRGLPSLTLPPVSGLPVQALLLGAGAIFLVSFGSGIIGARSFGAKGGYLVDPNRELEGFGAANIAAGLFGTFPVTASDSRTAVNFSVGGRSQIASIVAAAALMTVLLFLGDVLRILPIPTLGAVLVATALSLIDVSALKEIWRISRIEFVFALIAMSGPISFGVLEGVVTAIAATLVYVLHKTMFPRDALLGRLVGHDGFYKLHRNPAARPVPGLTVFMVQGSLLFFNTDYVRERLRAVTDALPADTKWFVMDASAIAQIDSSAAAMLDEVHDDLRRRGIALAIAELHFEAREILERAGVIAKIGPNMIFEDLDDALDAFEKSAAETAAQ; from the coding sequence ATGCAACTCACCCTCCCTCGTCTGCCACTGCTTGCCAACCTTGCCGGCTACCAGGCGAGCTGGCTGCGCAACGACGTTTCCGCCGGGCTCGCCATTGCCGCGGTCGGCCTCCCGAGCGCCATCGCCTATCCGGCCATCGCCGGCCTGCCTCCGGAAACCGGTCTCTACGCCAGCATCACGCCCCTCGTCGCCTATGCGCTCTTCGGCCCCTCGAGACGCCTGATCGTCGGGCCCGACGCCGCAACGATGACGGTGCTGGCCGCGGTGCTCACCACGGTCTATGCCGTGCCCGGCGTCACTGCGGATCGAGTCGCGGTGGCCGCGTTGCTGGCGCTCGCCGTCGGCGCATTGTGCCTGATCGCACGCGCCGTGCGACTCGGCGTGCTCGCGACGTTCCTGTCGCGGCCGATCCTGATCGGCTTCTTCGCCGGCATTTCACTCTCGATCCTGATCGGCCAGATCGACCGGGTCACCGGGATCGACATCGAGGCTGACGGCCTGATCGCCCCCGTCTTCGAACTCGTCGGCAAGGTCGGATCGATCCATTGGCCATCGCTGCTGCTTGCCGCGGTGTCTTTCGCGCTCCTGCAGGCGGCGCGCATCATGCAAACGCGCATCCCCGGGCCGGTACTGGTTGTCGCGCTCGCCGTCTTGCTGTCGGCCCTGTTCGATTTCGAAGGGCACGGTATCAAGGTGGTCGGTGATATCCCGCGCGGCCTGCCATCGCTGACGCTGCCGCCGGTTTCGGGCCTCCCCGTGCAGGCGCTCCTGCTCGGCGCCGGGGCCATCTTTCTGGTGAGCTTCGGCTCCGGCATCATCGGCGCTCGCAGCTTCGGGGCCAAGGGCGGCTATCTCGTCGATCCCAACCGCGAACTCGAAGGCTTCGGTGCGGCGAACATCGCCGCTGGGCTCTTTGGGACCTTCCCCGTCACGGCTTCGGACTCGCGCACGGCCGTGAACTTCAGCGTCGGCGGCCGGTCGCAGATCGCGAGCATCGTGGCGGCCGCGGCGCTTATGACGGTTCTCCTGTTTTTAGGCGATGTGCTGCGCATCCTCCCGATCCCCACACTCGGCGCGGTGCTGGTGGCAACCGCGCTCAGCCTGATCGATGTTTCCGCGCTCAAGGAGATCTGGCGCATCAGCCGCATCGAGTTCGTCTTCGCGCTGATCGCGATGTCCGGCCCTATCAGCTTCGGCGTTCTGGAAGGCGTGGTTACGGCCATCGCCGCGACGCTCGTCTATGTCTTGCACAAGACCATGTTTCCGCGCGACGCCCTGCTTGGCCGGCTTGTCGGCCACGACGGTTTCTACAAGCTCCACCGCAACCCGGCGGCGCGGCCGGTGCCGGGCCTTACCGTTTTCATGGTTCAGGGCAGCCTTCTTTTCTTCAACACCGACTATGTCCGAGAACGCCTGCGCGCCGTCACCGACGCGCTACCTGCCGATACCAAATGGTTCGTGATGGACGCGAGCGCCATCGCCCAGATCGACAGCTCGGCAGCAGCCATGCTCGATGAAGTTCACGACGACCTTCGGAGGCGCGGCATCGCGCTTGCGATCGCCGAGCTGCATTTCGAGGCGCGCGAGATCCTCGAACGGGCCGGCGTGATCGCGAAGATCGGC
- a CDS encoding mechanosensitive ion channel family protein → MPLAGSGPASAQQAPPAAQPAQQAPQAAQPAPPAQQPRPAQPSQAPQPAPPPQAAVESPVLDQATQQLAKAEGDLRRLSGRVESAKDDDALLAELKVQVDELSQQIIAASVATRPRLDEIKARLTELGDPPGAGAPPEQPLVTEERQRLLAERGAINAFTGTAENLSVEAKKLANGITATRRALFSKTLLKHTEISAATLAEAVTTTIGETQALSRSVGSWLTFAWNYKRVPLLIAIFLSLCAALIFLAGSRRLFAPFLRHDGDEEEPNYFRKLSVAFWSTVIPTVSATAFAMSSYFFLNSFNVLRPDIAPILAITLAVVVVLLFITSLAQAVLSPRQSNWRLVRVSDRGARMLFISICAMAVVNVLDYLAGSISESLGSPVILTVAKSFVASIIIGLILMSMAWIRPMLRPDEPFDAPGRSWPRFVWISLLLMGALLVAIALGGYVGLARFIATQIIVTGAILVTMYIGILTGRSVSKQGAFAETRAGRYLERRFQLEQVGLDQIGLVAGLGIYALVLLFFVPLILMQWGFKIADIESWTYRVLTEIRIGTITISLVGLFAGLLFFALGFVVTRWVQRWIDGNVMARSRVDAGVRNSIRTGIGYVGVGLAGLIGLSAAGIDLSSLALVAGALSLGVGFGLQNIVSNFVSGLILLVERPFKVGDWIVSGTTEGFVRRISVRATEIETFQHQSIMMPNSLLINASVGNWTHRNKLGRSEITVTVTYGSDPRRVIELLQEIAAAHSMVLKNPAPSVGFTAFGDERMTFELRIYVADVLTAGNVRNDIRVTIYERFRDEGIGAPFPLKIEDTTPEEEAPAEAEPSVATEPGPAAQPEEVPEAAPRSIAKRGGRRG, encoded by the coding sequence ATGCCGCTTGCCGGCAGCGGACCCGCGAGCGCCCAGCAGGCGCCCCCGGCGGCGCAGCCGGCCCAGCAAGCCCCTCAAGCCGCGCAGCCGGCCCCGCCGGCACAGCAACCACGGCCGGCCCAGCCTAGCCAGGCACCGCAGCCGGCCCCGCCGCCGCAGGCCGCCGTCGAGTCGCCGGTGCTGGATCAGGCGACCCAGCAGCTTGCCAAGGCGGAAGGCGATCTCAGGCGGCTCTCCGGGCGTGTCGAGAGCGCCAAGGACGACGATGCGCTGCTCGCCGAACTCAAGGTGCAGGTAGATGAGCTTTCGCAGCAGATCATCGCTGCGTCGGTTGCGACCCGCCCGCGGCTCGATGAAATCAAGGCGAGGCTTACCGAACTTGGCGATCCGCCTGGCGCGGGGGCACCGCCGGAGCAGCCGCTCGTCACCGAGGAGAGGCAGCGCCTGCTCGCCGAGCGTGGGGCGATAAATGCGTTCACCGGAACGGCGGAGAACCTGTCGGTCGAGGCGAAGAAGCTCGCCAACGGCATCACGGCGACAAGACGGGCGCTCTTCTCCAAGACGCTGCTGAAGCACACGGAAATCTCGGCAGCGACACTTGCCGAGGCGGTGACGACGACGATCGGCGAGACCCAGGCTTTGTCGCGCAGCGTCGGCAGTTGGCTGACATTTGCCTGGAATTATAAGCGCGTGCCGCTTCTCATCGCGATTTTCCTCTCGCTTTGTGCGGCGCTGATCTTTCTCGCCGGTAGCCGCCGCCTCTTCGCCCCCTTCCTCCGGCACGATGGGGACGAGGAGGAGCCGAACTATTTCAGGAAGCTTTCGGTCGCCTTCTGGTCCACGGTGATCCCGACAGTGTCGGCAACCGCCTTCGCAATGTCGAGCTACTTTTTCCTCAATAGCTTCAATGTATTGCGGCCGGATATTGCGCCGATACTGGCGATCACGCTGGCGGTCGTCGTCGTGCTGCTCTTCATCACCAGCCTGGCGCAGGCGGTGCTGTCTCCGCGGCAATCGAATTGGCGTCTCGTGCGCGTTTCGGATCGCGGCGCCCGGATGCTGTTCATTTCGATCTGCGCCATGGCGGTGGTCAACGTCCTCGATTACCTTGCGGGAAGCATCAGCGAGTCCCTCGGTTCGCCAGTAATCCTGACCGTCGCCAAGAGTTTCGTGGCCTCGATCATCATCGGCCTCATCCTGATGTCGATGGCCTGGATCCGGCCGATGTTGCGGCCCGATGAGCCCTTCGATGCGCCGGGGCGGTCCTGGCCGCGCTTCGTCTGGATTTCGCTTCTCCTTATGGGGGCGCTGCTTGTCGCCATCGCGCTTGGCGGCTACGTCGGCCTTGCCCGCTTCATCGCCACGCAGATCATCGTCACCGGCGCAATCCTGGTGACCATGTATATCGGCATTCTTACCGGCAGGTCGGTCTCCAAGCAGGGCGCCTTCGCGGAAACCAGGGCAGGGCGCTATCTCGAACGGCGCTTCCAGCTGGAGCAGGTAGGGCTCGACCAGATCGGGCTTGTGGCCGGCCTCGGCATCTATGCGCTGGTGCTGTTGTTCTTCGTCCCGCTGATCCTCATGCAGTGGGGCTTCAAGATCGCCGATATAGAGTCCTGGACCTATCGCGTGCTGACCGAGATCAGGATCGGCACGATTACCATCTCGCTCGTCGGCCTGTTTGCCGGCCTCCTGTTCTTCGCGCTCGGCTTTGTCGTCACGCGCTGGGTGCAGCGCTGGATCGATGGTAATGTCATGGCACGCAGCCGCGTCGACGCGGGCGTGCGCAATTCGATCCGCACCGGCATAGGCTATGTCGGCGTCGGCCTTGCCGGACTCATCGGCCTCTCGGCTGCTGGTATCGATCTATCGAGCCTCGCGCTCGTTGCCGGTGCTCTCTCCCTCGGCGTCGGCTTCGGTTTGCAGAACATCGTGTCGAACTTCGTCTCGGGGCTGATCCTGCTCGTCGAGCGGCCGTTCAAGGTGGGTGACTGGATCGTCAGCGGCACGACTGAAGGCTTCGTCCGCCGCATCTCCGTTCGCGCGACCGAGATCGAGACCTTCCAGCACCAGTCGATCATGATGCCGAATTCGCTGCTTATCAACGCCTCGGTCGGCAACTGGACGCACCGCAACAAGCTCGGCCGTTCCGAGATCACCGTCACCGTGACCTATGGCAGCGATCCGCGCCGGGTGATCGAGCTCCTGCAGGAGATCGCCGCAGCCCATTCGATGGTCCTGAAGAACCCGGCGCCGTCAGTCGGCTTCACCGCCTTCGGGGACGAGCGCATGACATTCGAGCTGCGCATCTATGTTGCCGACGTACTGACGGCGGGCAACGTGCGCAACGATATCCGCGTCACGATCTACGAACGCTTCCGCGACGAGGGCATCGGCGCACCATTCCCGCTGAAGATCGAGGATACCACGCCGGAGGAGGAGGCACCGGCCGAGGCCGAACCTTCGGTCGCGACAGAGCCCGGGCCTGCCGCTCAACCGGAAGAGGTGCCGGAAGCCGCGCCGCGCAGCATCGCGAAGCGCGGAGGCCGCAGAGGCTGA
- a CDS encoding DUF4168 domain-containing protein has translation MITRYKAVAMLTAAVFGMMTYSPAFALEMAQAQQTQPTPGQPDSGGAAVSDQKIEAFAVAYLQVDKVRQEYSAKIEATPDQAAKEKLKNEASQQMVQAVEASQGISVEEYTSILTAAQNDPALAKKVQEKIQSSAPAQAPAQQAPAQQ, from the coding sequence ATGATCACTCGTTATAAAGCCGTTGCAATGTTGACCGCCGCGGTCTTCGGCATGATGACTTATAGCCCGGCGTTCGCGTTGGAAATGGCTCAAGCGCAACAGACGCAGCCGACGCCAGGGCAGCCCGACAGCGGCGGCGCGGCCGTAAGCGATCAGAAGATCGAGGCATTTGCCGTGGCCTATCTGCAAGTCGATAAGGTCCGGCAGGAATATTCGGCCAAGATCGAGGCGACACCGGATCAGGCCGCCAAGGAGAAGCTCAAGAACGAAGCCAGCCAGCAGATGGTCCAGGCTGTTGAAGCTTCTCAGGGTATCTCGGTCGAGGAATACACATCCATTCTGACGGCCGCGCAGAACGACCCGGCTTTGGCCAAGAAGGTTCAGGAGAAGATCCAGAGCTCGGCACCGGCACAGGCTCCCGCGCAGCAGGCTCCCGCCCAGCAATAG